GCCTCACTAGGAAAAAACAAAGTAATGATGTAAGTTAATAGCTAAAAATGGAGAAAACTAAATAGCGTATATTCACAAAAACGAAAGTTTGGGATATCTCCAACATTGATTTTGAAAAAATTAAAAACAAAAAGATACTGGACAAATTTAATAAAACTTGATTTTTATTGTTGATTTTGAAAATTAGCAATCAGAATAATAAAAATTGACTGTTAAAAGTAAACTGGAAATCTATTTTTTACATTTTTGGAGTGATTTTATGCTATTTAGTAGCTTAACTTTTTTATTTTTATTTTTACCGCTAGTAATATTTTCATATTATTTAGTAAATAGGAAACTAAAGAATTATGTATTACTATTATTCAGTTTGTTTTTTTATGCTTATGGTGGACCCAAGTTTTTAATTTACTTGGTAGTTTCTGTTTTTTTTAATTATATTTTTGGACTTCTAATGAGTCAGTATAAAGAAGAGTTTTTTAAAGCAAAGATTATTTTATTCTTAACCCTATGTGTAAACTTATCTATATTAGGATACTTTAAATATGGTAAATTTATATTACAAAATATAAATTTATTATTTAATACGAATTTCCAGTCGGGAAATATTATTATGCCTATTGGAATATCTTTCTATACCTTTCATTCATTAAGTTATATAATAGACATTCATAGAGGACATGCAAAAGTTTTAAAAAATCCATTTACACTACTACTGTATATTTCATTCTTTCCTCAACTAGTTGCAGGACCTATTGTAAGATATGAAACCGTAGCTACTCAATTTTATAACAGGGAGGAAAATGTTGGTAAATTTATTAAAGGTATTCAAAGATTTATTATAGGTCTGGCTAAAAAACTACTAGTAGCTAATTCAATGGGATTAATAGCAGACCAAATATTTAATATGAATGTGTCTACATTGTCTGTTTTAACCTCTTGGATTGGTGCAATCGCATATACTTTACAGATTTATTTTGATTTTTCTGGTTATTCTGATATGGCAATTGGATTAGCAAGTATGTTTGGATTTACTTTTTTAGAAAACTTTAATTATCCATATATATCTACATCTATAACTGAATTTTGGAGAAGATGGCACATTTCACTTGGTACTTGGTTTAGAGATTATGTATATATTCCACTTGGAGGTAATAGAGTTGGTACATTTAAGTTCTTTAGAAATATTTTTGTAGTATGGTTTTTAACAGGTCTATGGCATGGAGCAAATTGGACCTTTATATCATGGGGATTATATTATGGGATCTTACTTATATTAGAAAAATATATATTAAAAGTATATATCCAAAAACTTTGGAAGCCGGTTCAACACCTTTATACTATTTTCTTTGTAATAGTTGGATGGGTACTTTTTAGGTCACCTAACTTTGATTATGCCTTCAAGTATATTAAAAATATGTTTGCCATAGGAGCAACGACAATTGTTTCTAATGAAGCTATATTTTATATTACAGAATATAAATTTGAATTCTTAATAGCTTTTATTTTTTCAATGCCAGTAGGATTAATGATTGTAAGACTGATAAACACTTTAAGATCTAAAAAGTTAACATATTTTTTCATTGATTTTGTTAAACCAATAATTGATATAGCTTTGTTTATTGTTTCTATAATATATTTAGTAAACTCAACATTTAATCCTTTTATATATTTTAAATTTTAGGAGAAAGCATTATGTCTAAATTAAGAAGTATAATCTACATTTTAGGATTTTTATCTATTATATTTATAATAAGTATATTATTTTGGGTGACTCCACAAAAAAAAGTTTCTAATATAGAAAACAGAGTATTATGTCAAAAGCCTAAAATTAATATGGAAAAACTTCTAAGTGGTGAGTATTTTAAAGCTTTTGATAATTATGTAAATGATCAAATACCAGTTAGGGATACTTTCATAAAATATTATACTGAAATAAATATGAAAGTTTTATTAAAGAAAAAAATAAATGATGTTGTGATGGGAAAAAATAGATATTTGCTGGCCTATACTTCTTATCCATTTGATAATTATAAATTTAATAGCAGTGAGTCTAAGAAAGAAGAAAACAATATTTCAAGAATGGTAGACAACATTGCAGTATTGAAAAACTATATCAATTCATATGGTGGTGATTTTTATTTTGTTGGAATACCTAATCAAGTATCTTATTATAAGAATAGCTACCCTAAATATTTTTATAATAGTTCTGAGAAACTTACATTTAGAAACAAACTTATGTTTTCTAAATTAAATCAAAAAAACATTAAAAATATCAATATGAACGAAGTATTTCTCAAGTCAAATGAAAATAATATTTATTTTAAAACAGATCATCATTATAATTTTAATGGTGCCTTAATGGTTTATCAAGCTATTATAAATAAAGCTTTAGAAGAAGAACATATAAGAACCCTTAGCACTTTAAAATATAATGATTTTAAAGTAATTACACTTAATAATACATTTATTGGTTCTAGAAATAATCAATTATATGAGCTATTCAAAAATAATGATAAGTTGCAAATAGCATACCCTAAAAAAACAATCAATTACAAAAAATATGAAAGTGGAAGCTCAGATAATAAGCTCTACTATATTCCTTCAGACCCAAAAGAACCAGTTACATATAGTGTTTACATGGGAGGGGATAAACCTGAGACAATTATAAAAACTAATAGAAATTATTTGGATAATATATTGATTTTTGGTGATTCTTATACTAATGCAGTTGAACCTTTATTATATCTTAATTTTAACGAAACTAGAATATTAGACTTAAGATATTATAATAAAAAAAGTCTTTATGAATATATTGAAGGATATAAACCAAAATTAGTTGTTATGATAAGAGATGATGGAAGTTATACCCTAGAAAGCGGAAATGGCAAATTTAATTAAATGCATTTATCAACAACTTACTGGATAGTTTGAAAATGTAGAATTTCGTTTATAGGTCCCAGTGGGAGCATTCATATCATGAAGTGCAAATTAGATTCCGTAATTTAGAAATATGTACTGGATATCTTATTGCATTTAGACAATATATAGTAATATACTATCCTTAAAGTAACTAAGTTCTTTTATAGATGATTAACCTTGATACCCAAGGGTCATTATCTTTTTATATGGAAATTGAACCAAGAATATTAGAAATATCTATTGCAGATGGAGGGGCCAGTACTTACGGATACTATGTTGCCTATAAATGATAATTTGACATTAGTTCCTACAACAGTATATTTAGGGCAATCGCAAATTTTAAGTTCAAAAAAGTATTATTATTAAAGTAAATCCTAAAAAATCTAAAAGTAAAAAAAGCTAATTAAGTATGATAAATAATGATAAAAAATTTACTATATAATTTACAATAACATATAGCTAATCTTGAAAAAACTCTTAAATATCTAGGTATAGTCATTAAGAAAAATTCTTGTAGCCATCTTTTAGTGAAAATTATATAAAGCAACTTTTAAACTGAAAAATTCTGATTTTAAAAAAGCCCTGAATTAAAAATATTATATACTGCAACTAATGGAATAACTACATTAAATGTGACTTCATTGAAGACTCTCGAAAAGTAGCTGGAAATTTTGAAAAAGAATATAGTTAGCTAACTGTTTATCATTAAATGGGAATTTATTAAATGAACCTTGAAAATCACACATTGTTATGAGAGAACTAATATAAAAAAGGGTATAACAAAAAAGCTAGGATTTTGAGTTGGAAAAATATTCAACAAGTGTTTTGTGCAGCCTTATTTTGTAAAAGGTCGATAAAACTGAATCCAGTGTGCTTTATCCAGGCATCTAAATGTATATTAATTACTGCAAAAGTGGCTAAAGGCATACGTATTATTGCACTTTGAGATTTATATTCTTCAATTGCATAATCTTGAAATATTTGTTTGTTTGGACGCTCTACAGAGGTTCTGGTTTTAAACACAGCTTTAAATTTTTCAGAATGTCGCGGTACTGGAGGAAACATCCTAAGGTCAAAGTCAGGCTTAATGTAAACAACTCTTCCGTAATTGCTGTCAGAAAACTTACACTCAGGTGGTGGTTCTAAAGCTTTCACTCCGAGATAGCAGTGATATTTGATTCCTTTAGGTTTGGAATATCCCCAATTGACAAAAGGAATACCACTCATACAAATAGGATTTCCTTTATCATCAAAGCAAAGTATATCAGGATGGGGATAATCAAATTTTGCTTTTGTTTTAGAGTTTAAAGATATAAAAGGTAGAATATTGTGGTGATTAAGGAGTTCATAAGTAGAATAATTATCCATTGCTCCATCAGCAATAAAGTTTCCAAAGCGAAAATCAGGATAAAGATTATGAATATCCTGCAGTGCAAAAACTGTAGTAATGCTGTCATGACGACTTGCCTGAACCATAGGGACTATCGGATGCAGTTACATTAAAAAGGGCATTCCCGAAAAACCGCTGCTGTCTATAGCTATTCCATCCCCATCGAATACAGAATTTATTTAAGCAAACTTTTAGGTGCCTTTGGTTCACCGTGAAAAAGAAAAGAACCTGAATAGGTAATAATGTTAGCAAAACTTAATAACATTAATGTACATAAGTGAATCATAAAATTTCTTTTTTTATTTTTCATAAAAATTTCATCCTTTCTTAAAAATTAATAATTGAATTGACTGTAAAAACACCGCATTTAAGTATATCAGTATCTTGAATTAAAAAAAGTAGAATGTAAGCTCAGCATGATGTTGATATCACAGAAATAAATTTTAAATGTAATTTTCTTTTTACTCTTGTTATAGGTCTATTTTCACTGGGTACAGGAGAGTATATTATATTTAAAATAATACTAGTTACTGAGATTATCCAATAAGTTATTCTGGTGAAATTCGGAATCCAGAATATAAGTATGCAGGTACAGAGAAAAAATAAGGTGGAAAATAATATACATTTTATAGAATTTTTAGCATGAAATCCTCCTGCAAAAATACGTATGGATAACAAAATTAATAGAGAAAATAAAAGGTATTTTATTGTTCCAAGTAAAGTAAAAAGAATAAATAAAAAAATTAATTTAAAAGTTTCTTCTAAGATAATAATAATTGCATAATTTATTTTTTCCATATCATCTAAAGTTAGAGTATATGTATTTTTCTTACATAGATATTGTGTTAATACAGCCGATAACTTTTGTATCATGTCAGGTTCCCACCATTCACATAAATTTCACATAATCACTTTAATAAATTTTATATAAAATGTAAATACAAAAAGCATGAAATGGTGTTTTTTAAGCATGAAAAGTTGTTAATGTTTATTAATTGTATTTTTTATACTTTGGATAAGGTGTTTCATGCTTCTTGTATTGAATGTTAAATCCTTCTATGTATAATCTTAAGTAAGGTGTTTCCGGGAACATACTCTAAAATTAGAGTTTTTAGAATATATAGTTAAACTTGAAATACGTAACGATTTGTGTGAAAAGCAACTGTAAAGTAGCTGTAACTTTTATGTGCCGCTATTATTATGGTAATAGATAAGTTTGCCTATGAAGATATAGAAAAACTATGCTAATAAACTAAGAAATTAGCATAGTTTTTTGACTTTACTCCTAACTCATAATAATAAATATGATGGTAATCAATTTATTAATTAAATAGAATAAAATTAGGGCTGCCCCATACCATCTATAAGCCAAGGTGAATTTTTATCTTTTCTAATTACATAAAACCAGCATGTGTGATTTCCATTTTCTTCAGGAACAACTGAATCTTCTATATATTTTACATCATATTCAGCTCTATATACTTTTACATTCTCTTTTTTGACCCCATTAATACTTCCTCTGCCATGGGATAAATAACCGTTTTTGAAAAGAGGATCTGATTCTTCGTTTATACTAATAATTTTAATGTATTCTATATAATTAAATAACCATATAGGATTAGGACCAATGGCTTCTTTAGTCAATAACTTTTCCACATGTTGTTGATCTTTTTCACTATAATATTTAAAATAATTTTCTAATACTTGTTTTGGCTGTAATAATTCTCTATTACCAGTTACATTATTTTTTTGACTTATGTCATTTTGGGCAAATATATTAACACTAATCAATGATACTGCAGTTAATGTCATAACTAAAAGTACCACAACTACACCTTTTTTTCTCTTCTTAAAATTTAACATATTTTTAAGTCTCCCCTTTAATATATTCTTATTATTAAACCCTGTAATTAAATTTTGCTTTACAGCATTATTTTTATTAAGTCTTAGTGAATTAACAAGAGCAGAGGCATATAATTTTCTTTCCTCCATATCTGACTTCTTAAGTACAGCTTCATCACAGGACAATTCACAGTCCTTGTTTATTTCTCTGCACATAACATAAACTATAGGATTAAACCAATGCATGGATGAAATTATTAATACTAAAAGCTTATACATCATGTCATATTTTTTATAATGCATAAGTTCATGTTTTAAAATGTATTTTAATTCTTGAGTATTATATAAAACTGAAGGAATTAATATGCAGGAATTAAATATTCCAATACCCAGGGGTGTTGAGATTCCCCGGCAGAACTTGAGAGAAATTTTTCTTTTAATATTCATTTCAACTAACAATTCTGAATATATATTTCTAATTTTACTGTCAGGTATATCATAAGTGAAGTGTTTGATTTTATTGTTGAAAATAATATAGGAAATAATATGATAAGCTAAAAATATTACTGACACAATGAGCCATATATAAAACAGTATTGTGAAGTAGTTTTCTATAGGGTAGCTGTCAGTTATTATATTAGGACTGTTTTTTATTTTCATACTTTCATTTAAAGAAATTCCACTTTCTATAATTGTCTTTACATTGTTTGGAGCGTGTTGAAAAGTATTGGATATCTTTTCTGGAATATAAATTGGAATTTTAAAAGGCATAATCATTTTAAGTATTACAGCCAGCCATATATAATAATTAAAGGCACTGGTATATCTTTTAAATAATGTTTTTCTTAAAATCAGAATGAGTATAATTATTATGCTGCCTGTTAAAGAGGTTTTTAAAAGATTTTTCATGAATATCTCAATCATACTATCACCTATTTCTAATCCATTTGTCTAACTTATCTAAATCATCTTCTGTAATATCATTATTATCATGAAGTGTGGTAATAAAACTTTTTAATGAACTTCCATGGACTTTTTTAAAGAAGTCCCTTGTTTCCAATCCTAAATATTCATTTTCTGTTACAATGGGTGTATAATAAGTAATTTTTTTACCCTTTGCCGCTGCTATGAACTTTTTCTTTGCCAGACGTGAAAGCAGTGTTAAAATAGTTGTATTTTTCCAACACTTTTTTTCTTCTAAGATTTTAATAATTTCTTTTGAAGATATAGGAATTTCACCACCCCAGATAACTTTCATGACTTCCAGTTCCGATTCAGGAATTTTCATAATTGACAATGTAAAGCACCTCCTTAATACATATTCTACATATGTAGAATATGTATGTCAAGTGCTTTTAAATGAAATATTATTTTTATATAATAATAGCCATATGTAGTATTTTATCTGAAATATAAAATACTACATGTGGCCGTTTTTTACATGAATTGATGTCATACTTCATGTTGGTGACATCCTATCTTCATAGTGATAAGCTAGCAATCTT
This window of the Clostridium kluyveri DSM 555 genome carries:
- a CDS encoding accessory gene regulator ArgB-like protein, whose translation is MIQKLSAVLTQYLCKKNTYTLTLDDMEKINYAIIIILEETFKLIFLFILFTLLGTIKYLLFSLLILLSIRIFAGGFHAKNSIKCILFSTLFFLCTCILIFWIPNFTRITYWIISVTSIILNIIYSPVPSENRPITRVKRKLHLKFISVISTSC
- a CDS encoding MBOAT family O-acyltransferase, with the protein product MTVKSKLEIYFLHFWSDFMLFSSLTFLFLFLPLVIFSYYLVNRKLKNYVLLLFSLFFYAYGGPKFLIYLVVSVFFNYIFGLLMSQYKEEFFKAKIILFLTLCVNLSILGYFKYGKFILQNINLLFNTNFQSGNIIMPIGISFYTFHSLSYIIDIHRGHAKVLKNPFTLLLYISFFPQLVAGPIVRYETVATQFYNREENVGKFIKGIQRFIIGLAKKLLVANSMGLIADQIFNMNVSTLSVLTSWIGAIAYTLQIYFDFSGYSDMAIGLASMFGFTFLENFNYPYISTSITEFWRRWHISLGTWFRDYVYIPLGGNRVGTFKFFRNIFVVWFLTGLWHGANWTFISWGLYYGILLILEKYILKVYIQKLWKPVQHLYTIFFVIVGWVLFRSPNFDYAFKYIKNMFAIGATTIVSNEAIFYITEYKFEFLIAFIFSMPVGLMIVRLINTLRSKKLTYFFIDFVKPIIDIALFIVSIIYLVNSTFNPFIYFKF
- a CDS encoding M56 family metallopeptidase encodes the protein MIEIFMKNLLKTSLTGSIIIILILILRKTLFKRYTSAFNYYIWLAVILKMIMPFKIPIYIPEKISNTFQHAPNNVKTIIESGISLNESMKIKNSPNIITDSYPIENYFTILFYIWLIVSVIFLAYHIISYIIFNNKIKHFTYDIPDSKIRNIYSELLVEMNIKRKISLKFCRGISTPLGIGIFNSCILIPSVLYNTQELKYILKHELMHYKKYDMMYKLLVLIISSMHWFNPIVYVMCREINKDCELSCDEAVLKKSDMEERKLYASALVNSLRLNKNNAVKQNLITGFNNKNILKGRLKNMLNFKKRKKGVVVVLLVMTLTAVSLISVNIFAQNDISQKNNVTGNRELLQPKQVLENYFKYYSEKDQQHVEKLLTKEAIGPNPIWLFNYIEYIKIISINEESDPLFKNGYLSHGRGSINGVKKENVKVYRAEYDVKYIEDSVVPEENGNHTCWFYVIRKDKNSPWLIDGMGQP
- a CDS encoding AgrD family cyclic lactone autoinducer peptide codes for the protein MKNKKRNFMIHLCTLMLLSFANIITYSGSFLFHGEPKAPKSLLK
- a CDS encoding BlaI/MecI/CopY family transcriptional regulator; amino-acid sequence: MSIMKIPESELEVMKVIWGGEIPISSKEIIKILEEKKCWKNTTILTLLSRLAKKKFIAAAKGKKITYYTPIVTENEYLGLETRDFFKKVHGSSLKSFITTLHDNNDITEDDLDKLDKWIRNR
- a CDS encoding DHHW family protein, producing MSKLRSIIYILGFLSIIFIISILFWVTPQKKVSNIENRVLCQKPKINMEKLLSGEYFKAFDNYVNDQIPVRDTFIKYYTEINMKVLLKKKINDVVMGKNRYLLAYTSYPFDNYKFNSSESKKEENNISRMVDNIAVLKNYINSYGGDFYFVGIPNQVSYYKNSYPKYFYNSSEKLTFRNKLMFSKLNQKNIKNINMNEVFLKSNENNIYFKTDHHYNFNGALMVYQAIINKALEEEHIRTLSTLKYNDFKVITLNNTFIGSRNNQLYELFKNNDKLQIAYPKKTINYKKYESGSSDNKLYYIPSDPKEPVTYSVYMGGDKPETIIKTNRNYLDNILIFGDSYTNAVEPLLYLNFNETRILDLRYYNKKSLYEYIEGYKPKLVVMIRDDGSYTLESGNGKFN